In a genomic window of Salmo trutta chromosome 32, fSalTru1.1, whole genome shotgun sequence:
- the LOC115170834 gene encoding ferritin, middle subunit-like, translated as MKMESQVRQNYHHDCEVAINRMINMEMFASFTYTSMAFYFSRDDVALPGFAHFFKENSDEEREHADKLLSFQNKRGGRILLQDITKPERDEWGNGLEAMQCALQLEKNVNQALLDLHKIASDKVDPHLCDFLETHYLNEQVEAIKKLGDHITNLTKMDAVNNKMAEYLFDKHTLGGQS; from the exons ATGAAAATGGAGTCTCAGGTCCGCCAGAACTATCACCACGATTGCGAAGTTGCCATCAACCGGATGATCAACATGGAGATGTTTGCCTCCTTCACCTACACTTCAATG GCTTTCTATTTCTCCCGTGACGATGTGGCTCTGCCTGGCTTCGCGCATTTCTTCAAGGAGAACAGCGACGAGGAGCGGGAGCACGCCGACAAGCTACTCTCCTTCCAGAACAAGAGAGGTGGACGCATTTTACTCCAGGACATCACG AAGCCAGAACGTGATGAGTGGGGCAATGGGCTGGAGGCCATGCAGTGTGCTCTGCAGCTGGAGAAGAATGTGAACCAGGCCCTGCTGGACCTGCACAAGATTGCCTCTGACAAGGTTGACCCCCAT CTGTGTGACTTCCTGGAGACCCATTACCTGAATGAGCAGGTGGAGGCCATTAAGAAGCTGGGTGACCACATCACCAACCTCACCAAGATGGATGCTGTCAACAACAAGATGGCAGAGTACCTGTTTGACAAGCACACCCTGGGAGGCCAGAGCTAA